The following is a genomic window from Carassius gibelio isolate Cgi1373 ecotype wild population from Czech Republic chromosome B7, carGib1.2-hapl.c, whole genome shotgun sequence.
aaacaGGCAgtagagtgtgagtgtgtgtaagagaaCAACGCATAAGTCAATTAGCCTGACACCAGAAAAAATTAAAGTGTGCATGAAGATCCTAATGTAATGTAACCATATTTGCTATTGTCCTGTGATGAGAGATGATAGCTTCATTCAGATAATATTTGTGTGTTCCTATGAAGGGTCAGAGGTCAGTCTGACCGCACTTTAACCTCATCCACCTGCGGATGGGCCTCTCCTACCGGGTCTCCAGGAGCACGTTCCTCCTCCATCTCCAGACAGAGGACTGTatcctacaacacacacacacgcacaaacacacacacactttagtcAAGCaacaacatatacatatataaatacacgtgTTCCATGGTATggtgtaatatattatatatatatatatatatatatatatatatataacaatattaaatcaaataaagtacagtaaaaataaacaaatgtgacATTCATGAGATGTAAGATCGTAttatcaaaatgaataaaaaaatacttctgaaatgttttactttacatgtaatgaatctattatatatgaaagtttcactttttgaaataagtaaaaaaaaaaaaaaactttttaacattattaatttatttttttatataaatagttatatataaatatgtatatacaaataaatgaaaacctCATAATATCTAATCATACAtatctaatttaatatttatctggcaatattgttttaaaatgcaaataaatgttcattcaaacacaagaaaCAGGAATGAATACCACTGCAATATAAATGAACAACCAGAATAATTACCCCTGTGAAATATTGGGCTAaaagtttaaaatagtttaatttattaGGTTAATGCACTCAAAAATTGCCTCAATCAAACAacctggaatgacatgagggtgactaaatcATGACAATTTTCATTGTAACAGAGTTTTCTttcactaaaatatatatttattctttgaAATTAAAAGCATAAAACAAGAGAAGTCTGAGAAGTACAAGAGAAAATGTAATGCTTAGGTACCACTGTTGCGAAGGGGCTTTTTATCTGTCTTTGGTCTCAgtgagctggaggaagtggcctCTTCTGTGCTCTGCTGGAAATGagagaaattatatataaaccagaggtgtaaaatactttttacttgattactgtacttaagtattattttgggggatttgtactttactacaatttaaactgactacttgtacttttacttgatgacatttctgaagaaaaaaaaaacagtactttttactccttacaattttatttcaccttgaaaagtacattatatttttattgaaataattaatactggagtacaatttaaagttgtacttttttatttttactcgaGTACGATTTTGACCAGATACTTGTACTTTCACTTGTGTAAAATTTTAACTTAGTACTTTTTACACCTCTGATATAAACACAGCACCTGAGGCCTGGACACATCAGTAACAGAAGACTTACTTGTGCAACTTGTGCCTTTCCCTTGTAACTCTTTCCCTCCTTCATGCTTTCCCACATCTCAATTTTCTGTCTTCTCTTGTCCTCCTCCAGCTAAACAGATCAGAGGAAGCAGCATGAGTAGAGGAAGACAAACGGGCGCCGCATGCAGCGTGACACTCACCCTCTGCTGCCGGTCTCTGAACTCTGCTGCTCGGGCGTCCTGCTCCTCCTGCATTCTCCTGCGGGACGCCTCCAGAGCCACCTGACGCTGCACCACAGAGTCCGGGTCTGCAGACGGGACACACACACCTctgctatcacacacacacacacacacacacctctaacATCTCGATGTGCAGACAGCAGTGACTGTGGGTTCTGACCTTGGCTGCTGGTGGAGATAGTCGAGCTCTGGCTGTCTGTGGATCTGTTCTTGCGGAGATGCTGGAGGAGCAGATACACTCCCACACACGCGAACGCTGCGTACCAGCCGTACTCAGACAGGAAAGCTATTACTGGTGACAAACAATAATCACAATCCAGGCACTGCAAAGTCTATATGCACTTTATGAAAGCATGATAAATAGACTCCTGATTATTAACTGATTATTGTTCATAAATGTAACAGTAACAGAT
Proteins encoded in this region:
- the LOC127962013 gene encoding selenoprotein S-like isoform X1 yields the protein MEAQGDANVRDGEVPQNQDLGFVLPPVIAFLSEYGWYAAFACVGVYLLLQHLRKNRSTDSQSSTISTSSQDPDSVVQRQVALEASRRRMQEEQDARAAEFRDRQQRLEEDKRRQKIEMWESMKEGKSYKGKAQVAQQSTEEATSSSSLRPKTDKKPLRNSGYSPLSGDGGGTCSWRPGRRGPSAGG
- the LOC127962013 gene encoding selenoprotein S-like isoform X2, which encodes MEAQGDANVRDGEVPQNQDLGFVLPPVIAFLSEYGWYAAFACVGVYLLLQHLRKNRSTDSQSSTISTSSQDPDSVVQRQVALEASRRRMQEEQDARAAEFRDRQQRLEEDKRRQKIEMWESMKEGKSYKGKAQVAQSTEEATSSSSLRPKTDKKPLRNSGYSPLSGDGGGTCSWRPGRRGPSAGG